One Purpureocillium takamizusanense chromosome 1, complete sequence genomic window carries:
- a CDS encoding uncharacterized protein (COG:S~EggNog:ENOG503P1DE) yields MSVSKGLVKLPWDVFTEIILAMAPYDTLRLRRVSRSLKNELDNGQMAIRLIRHHFPRARESRELRAFVKNRDGKTIGSIDWALVFRLLVRRYYNIGNAKFWKQRTQPMVRRGANMAPFMPMDRYIAYKSIIKPLHLADPLWSFDPEPGLLVYPGPEVHGEDGLYQWYMLDVATNKVVQLPFDSAGLVVRRVRLSHGVLIFEWCRQWSEEHNHHRPNTAWDIREHFVTALDVIRSRPWNGISHVDEPTDNDPFSWDFEYRGQWELEPLNPRADRQCDRMFSDHNATHYIAYYWRAFGPNHTQNWEAVRLWDIRREAMEVAPVQQPGNNLVNASAVLVKEFRANYLAFCLGSQIAAPGFISIRLDDCTWNEQTRSVCGHFYITEEFHPWLVGSQVSPMTTRVHGLLVTGMPLTGIGPEWSSACGNPLFAATGGHDLSFGLCKIGPHTRRIEDPEAIAYLGDILLDSDSEEDEEVDHGGDVSSVHQAKPKGYRPYRFAKKRRQTGSGSAGSGCYAYEFRPPTARQLRQQRGEKEPTDDELMQRDLDETLPGRPPCWRHDQFPNINIAQAFDAAAGVRIIAQTDIITAAHSSLSRPVLRVESDVEAAYTAAGSNDDRDECEAWRFGPNMWSKLMGRQVIFGDERWIVGEGPNGTLTICIF; encoded by the coding sequence ATGTCCGTCTCAAAAGGGCTCGTGAAGCTCCCCTGGGATGTCTTCACGGAGAtcatcctcgccatggccccgTACGACACACTCCGGCTTCGACGCGTCAGTCGCAGCCTCAAGAATGAACTGGACAATGGCCAAATGGCGATCCGGCTCATCAGACACCACTTCCCTCGCGCACGAGAGAGCCGCGAGCTTCGGGCCTTCGTCAAGAACCGCGACGGAAAGACTATTGGGAGCATCGACTGGGCACTCGTCTTCCGCCTGCTCGTGCGTCGATATTACAATATCGGCAACGCCAAGTTTTGGAAGCAGCGCACACAGCCCATGGTGCGCAGAGGCGCGAATATGGCGCCGTTTATGCCCATGGACCGCTACATCGCATATAAGAGCATCATCAAACCCCTTCACCTCGCTGATCCACTGTGGTCGTTTGATCCAGAACCTGGCCTGCTCGTCTACCCCGGACCAGAAGTCCATGGTGAAGACGGACTCTATCAGTGGTATATGCTCGACGTCGCTACCAATAAGGTAGTTCAACTCCCATTCGACTCGGCAGGCCTCGTTGTACGCCGCGTACGACTCAGCCATGGCGTTCTCATCTTCGAGTGGTGTAGGCAGTGGTCTGAAGAGCAcaatcatcatcgtcctAACACTGCCTGGGACATCAGAGAGCATTTTGTCACGGCCCTGGATGTCATCCGCAGCCGGCCCTGGAACGGCATCTCGCATGTGGATGAGCCAACCGACAACGACCCCTTTTCCTGGGACTTCGAATACCGCGGACAGTGGGAGCTCGAGCCGCTCAACCCGCGGGCAGATCGCCAGTGCGACCGCATGTTTTCGGATCACAATGCTACGCACTACATTGCCTATTACTGGAGGGCTTTCGGGCCTAACCATACGCAGAACTGGGAGGCAGTCAGGCTGTGGGATATCCGGCGAGAGGCAATGGAGGTGGCCCCCGTCCAACAGCCGGGGAATAACCTGGTGAATGCGTCCGCCGTGCTTGTGAAGGAGTTCAGAGCTAACTACTTGGCCTTTTGCCTTGGTTCGCAGATTGCCGCCCCAGGCTTCATTAGCATTCGTCTCGACGACTGCACGTGGAACGAGCAGACACGGTCTGTTTGTGGCCACTTCTATATCACCGAGGAGTTCCATCCCTGGTTGGTCGGCTCCCAGGTGTCCCCTATGACCACCCGCGTTCATGGGCTTCTCGTCACGGGCATGCCCCTGACCGGCATCGGACCAGAGTGGTCCTCGGCTTGCGGCAACCCTCTCTTTGCCGCGACTGGCGGCCACGATCTCTCCTTCGGCTTGTGCAAAATTGGCCCACACACGCGCCGGATTGAAGATCCGGAAGCGATCGCCTACCTTGGCGACATTCTCCTCGATTCCGATTctgaggaggacgaggaagtaGACCACGGCGGTGACGTAAGCTCTGTACAccaagccaagcccaagggcTACAGACCGTACCGCTTTGCTAAAAAACGACGCCAGACTGGCTCTGGATCTGCGGGATCCGGCTGCTACGCCTATGAGTtccgcccgccgacggcgcgtcagcttcgccagcagcgcggcgagaaggagcctaccgacgacgagcttaTGCAGCGAGACCTCGACGAGACGTTgcccggccgcccccccTGCTGGCGACACGACCAGTTCCCCAACATCAACATCGCGCAGGCctttgacgccgccgccggcgtccgcatcatcgcccagACCGACATTATTACCGCCGCCCACTCGAGCCTCTCGCGCCCCGTCCTCCGCGTCGAgagcgacgtcgaggccgcctaTACGGCCGCCGGCTCCAACGACGACCGCGACGAGTGTGAGGCGTGGAGGTTTGGCCCCAACATGTGGTCTAAGCTCATGGGCCGCCAGGTTATattcggcgacgagcgctgGATCGTAGGCGAGGGCCCTAATGGTACCCTGACTATTTGCATTTTTTAA
- a CDS encoding uncharacterized protein (EggNog:ENOG503NZ02~COG:T), with amino-acid sequence MRDRRDLSSNSYCSVSEPKAVGDGSIIPADQRVDEEGNSRLVAKMGWGQTSTVWLSEDTDIQAPVRQKFRAVKIYNNGHAAATATKEIRVLKHMRSRMSHGKQHPGAQHIVAGLASFGTERLNGCRHLCLVMEPMREPLMIFRKRLAMANSRSLHPTNVKLMKNILRQILSGLDYLHSECGIVHTDIKADNILLTCEDVGVLERFARAVKDRPLPRKVYPDHTVYKSFRSVGGLCESLVGNMVAKISDFGLSHVYQQGAIMTMPIQPGAYRAPEVILGAGWSCSADMWNLAVMTWDLFADTSLFTVLIPKPNGAPGGYYSAATHLAQMTEILGPAPDSLISRSEALALCPFPEPLGHPLTGKSCMTTREFFDGPFYHSFSELSQWKHTFAVRAWRPIIDEIPECLAGDEAAFLFFMDRILRWAPEERATAGALLADPWLGPMQFSDLTWNLVPIS; translated from the exons ATGAGAGACCGACGCGACTTGAGTAGCAATAGCTACTGCAGCGTCTCCGAACCCAAAGCCGTTGGAGATGGCAGCATCATACCCGCAGATCAACGGGTAGATGAAGAAGGCAATTCTCG GCTGGTTGCCAAGATGGGCTGGGGCCAGACATCAACTGTCTGGCTTTCAGAGGACACGGACAT CCAGGCCCCAGTCCGCCAGAAGTTCCGCGCTGTCAAGATATACAACAACGGTCACGCCGCAGCAACCGCCACGAAGGAGATTAGGGTTCTCAAGCACATGCGCAGCCGGATGAGTCATGGCAAGCAGCACCCCGGGGCACAGCATATCGTGGCTGGTCTCGCCTCTTTTGGGACCGAACGACTCAACGGGTGTAGGCATTTGTGCTTGGTCATGGAGCCAATGCGCGAGCCGCTCATGATCTTCCGCAAACGCCTTGCCATGGCAAATTCCAGAAGTCTCCATCCGACGAACGTAAAGCTTATGAAGAATATATTGAGACAGATTCTTTCGGGTCTCGATTATCTACACAGCGAGTGCGGCATCGTGCATACTG ACATCAAAGCCGACAACATTCTCCTGACGTGCGAGGATGTCGGCGTGCTTGAGCGGTTTGCCAGGGCGGTGAAAGATCGGCCTTTGCCGCGCAAGGTATATCCTGACCACACCGTGTACAAGTCGTTTCGTTCCGTCGGCGGGCTCTGTGAGTCGTTAGTGGGCAATATGGTGGCCAAGATATCCGACTTTGGCCTCTCTCACGTCTACCAGCAGGGAGCCATCATGACGATGCCCATTCAGCCAGGCGCGTATCGCGCACCCGAGGTGATTCTTGGTGCAGGATGGTCGTGCAGCGCCGACATGTGGAACCTGGCTGTCATG ACCTGGGATCTCTTCGCAGACACCAGCCTGTTCACCGTCTTGATCCCCAAGCCAAACGGTGCTCCAGGAGGCTATTATTCTGCGGCGACGCATCTCGCCCAGATGACGGAAATCCTCGGCCCTGCACCCGACTCGCTCATCTCGCGGTCCGAGGCCTTGGCGCTGTGCCCGTTCCCAGAGCCGCTGGGGCATCCACTGACAGGCAAGTCTTGTATGACGACGAGAGAGTTTTTCGACGGTCCATTCTACCACTCCTTCTCGGAGCTCAGTCAGTGGAAACACACCTTCGCCGTGAGAGCATGGCGCCCCATCATTGACGAGATCCCAGAGTgtctcgcgggcgacgaggccgcatTTCTGTTCTTCATGGATAGGATTCTGCGCTGGGCGCCCGAAGAGAGGGCAACGGCAGGGGCGTTGCTGGCGGATCCTTGGTTGGGCCCGATGCAGTTCAGCGACCTGACGTGGAATTTGGTTCCGATATCGTAG
- a CDS encoding uncharacterized protein (EggNog:ENOG503NZ02~COG:T): MEPMREPLMIFRKRLAMANSRSLHPTNVKLMKNILRQILSGLDYLHSECGIVHTDIKADNILLTCEDVGVLERFARAVKDRPLPRKVYPDHTVYKSFRSVGGLCESLVGNMVAKISDFGLSHVYQQGAIMTMPIQPGAYRAPEVILGAGWSCSADMWNLAVMTWDLFADTSLFTVLIPKPNGAPGGYYSAATHLAQMTEILGPAPDSLISRSEALALCPFPEPLGHPLTGKSCMTTREFFDGPFYHSFSELSQWKHTFAVRAWRPIIDEIPECLAGDEAAFLFFMDRILRWAPEERATAGALLADPWLGPMQFSDLTWNLVPIS; this comes from the exons ATGGAGCCAATGCGCGAGCCGCTCATGATCTTCCGCAAACGCCTTGCCATGGCAAATTCCAGAAGTCTCCATCCGACGAACGTAAAGCTTATGAAGAATATATTGAGACAGATTCTTTCGGGTCTCGATTATCTACACAGCGAGTGCGGCATCGTGCATACTG ACATCAAAGCCGACAACATTCTCCTGACGTGCGAGGATGTCGGCGTGCTTGAGCGGTTTGCCAGGGCGGTGAAAGATCGGCCTTTGCCGCGCAAGGTATATCCTGACCACACCGTGTACAAGTCGTTTCGTTCCGTCGGCGGGCTCTGTGAGTCGTTAGTGGGCAATATGGTGGCCAAGATATCCGACTTTGGCCTCTCTCACGTCTACCAGCAGGGAGCCATCATGACGATGCCCATTCAGCCAGGCGCGTATCGCGCACCCGAGGTGATTCTTGGTGCAGGATGGTCGTGCAGCGCCGACATGTGGAACCTGGCTGTCATG ACCTGGGATCTCTTCGCAGACACCAGCCTGTTCACCGTCTTGATCCCCAAGCCAAACGGTGCTCCAGGAGGCTATTATTCTGCGGCGACGCATCTCGCCCAGATGACGGAAATCCTCGGCCCTGCACCCGACTCGCTCATCTCGCGGTCCGAGGCCTTGGCGCTGTGCCCGTTCCCAGAGCCGCTGGGGCATCCACTGACAGGCAAGTCTTGTATGACGACGAGAGAGTTTTTCGACGGTCCATTCTACCACTCCTTCTCGGAGCTCAGTCAGTGGAAACACACCTTCGCCGTGAGAGCATGGCGCCCCATCATTGACGAGATCCCAGAGTgtctcgcgggcgacgaggccgcatTTCTGTTCTTCATGGATAGGATTCTGCGCTGGGCGCCCGAAGAGAGGGCAACGGCAGGGGCGTTGCTGGCGGATCCTTGGTTGGGCCCGATGCAGTTCAGCGACCTGACGTGGAATTTGGTTCCGATATCGTAG
- the ALD6 gene encoding aldehyde dehydrogenase (NADP(+)) ald6 (COG:E~COG:G~EggNog:ENOG503NWK1): protein MRRLISRSVTASASRSPATSAAPRSSLAAAASSSSSTFNMASHASVAARRIHATAQQLKPAGAALASTATSYPTTHDKIATVEDTPYFVDNKFVQSKTDKFIDLPDPATNNLVTRVPQMTDEEMRAAVASAERAFESWRNTTVLARQQIMFRFVQLIRENWDRLAASITLEQGKTFADAKGDVLRGLQVAEAAIGAPELLKGEVLEVAKDMETRTYREPLGVVAAICPFNFPAMIPLWCIPIATITGNTLILKPSERDPGAAMILAELVQKAGFPEGVVNVIHGAHRTVDFILDEPAIKAISFVGGNKAGEYIFSRGSANGKRVQANLGAKNHAAVLPDCNKNHFINSVVGAAFGAAGQRCMALSTLVMVGETKEWLTEVAERARALRVDGGFEEGADLGPVISPHSKERIESLIASAEKEGATVLLDGRGYKPEKYPNGNFIGPTIISNVTPDMTCYKEEIFGPVLVCLNVDTIDDAIELINKNEYGNGVAIFTRSGPTAETFRRNIQAGQVGINVPIPVPLPMFSFTGNKKSIAGGGANTFYGKPGINFYTQLKTVTALWQSADAVAKKASVHMPTLQ, encoded by the exons ATGCGTCGGCTCATATCGCGAAgcgtcaccgccagcgccagccgctcgcccgcgacgtcggccgctcctcgctcgtccctcgccgccgccgcctcgtcgtcgtcatccacTTTCAACATGGCCTCGcacgcctccgtcgccgcgagGCGGATACACGCCaccgcccagcagctcaagcccgcgggcgcggccctggcctcgacggccacgagctACCCGACGACGCACGACAAGAtcgccaccgtcgaggaCACGCCGTACTTTGTCGACAACAAGTTTGTCCAGTCCAAGACGGACAAGTTCATCGACCTGCCCGACCCGGCCACCAACAACCTCGTCACCCGCGTCCCGCAGATgaccgacgaggagatgagggccgccgtcgccagcgccgagcgAGCCTTCGAGTCGTGGCGCAACACGACCGTCCTGGCCCGCCAGCAGATCATGTTCCGCTTCGTCCAGCTGATCCGCGAGAACTGGGaccgcctggccgccagcaTCACCCTCGAGCAGGGCAAGACCTTTGCCGATGCAAAGGGCGACGTCCTGCGCGGCCtgcaggtcgccgaggccgcgatCGGCGCCCCTGAGCTGCTCAAGGGCGAGGTTCTCGAGGTAGCTAAGGACATGGAGACCCGCACCTACCGCGAGCctctcggcgtcgttgccgcAATCTGCCCCTTCA ACTTCCCCGCCATGATCCCCCTCTGGTGCATCCCCATTGCCACCATCACGGGCAACACGCTCATCCTCAAGCCCTCTGAGCGTGACCCCGGTGCTGCCATGATCCTGGCCGAGCTCGTGCAAAAGGCGGGCTTccccgagggcgtcgtcaacgtcatTCACGGAGCGCACCGCACCGTCGActtcatcctcgacgagccggccatcaaggccatcagcttcgtcggcggcaacaaGGCAGGCGAGTACATCTTCAGCCGCGGCTCGGCCAACGGCAAGCGCGTGCAGGCCAACCTGGGCGCCAAGaaccacgccgccgtcctgcccgACTGCAACAAGAACCACTTCATcaacagcgtcgtcggcgccgcctttggtgccgccggccagcgctGCATGGCGCTGAGCACGCTCGTCATGGTCGGCGAGACCAAGGAATGGCTCACCGAGGTGGCcgagcgggcgcgcgccctgcgcgtcgacggcggcttcgaggagggcgccgaccTGGGCCCCGTCATCTCGCCCCACAGCAAGGAGCGCATCGAAAGCCtcatcgccagcgccgagaAGGAGGGTGCGACGGTgcttctcgacggccgcggctaCAAGCCCGAAAAGTACCCTAACGGCAACTTCATCGGTCCCACCATCATCTCCAACGTGACGCCCGACATGACCTGCTACAAGGAGGAGATCTTTGGCCCCGTCCTCGTGTGCCTCAACGTCGacaccatcgacgacgccatcgagctCATCAACAAGAACGAGTACGGCAACGGTGTCGCCATCTTCACCCGCTCCGGCCCCACGGCCGAGACCTTCCGCCGCAACATCCAGGCTGGCCAGGTCGGTATCAACGTGCCCATCCCCGTGCCGTTGCCCATGTTCTCCTTCACGGGCAACAAGAAAagcatcgccggcggcggtgccaaCACCTTCTACGGCAAGCCCGGCATCAACTTCTACACGCAGCTCAAGACGGTGACGGCCCTGTGGCAGAGCGCCGACGCTGTGGCCAAGAAGGCGTCTGTCCACATGCCCACGCTGCAATAG
- the ALD6 gene encoding aldehyde dehydrogenase (NADP(+)) ald6, variant 2 (COG:E~COG:G~EggNog:ENOG503NWK1) produces the protein MASHASVAARRIHATAQQLKPAGAALASTATSYPTTHDKIATVEDTPYFVDNKFVQSKTDKFIDLPDPATNNLVTRVPQMTDEEMRAAVASAERAFESWRNTTVLARQQIMFRFVQLIRENWDRLAASITLEQGKTFADAKGDVLRGLQVAEAAIGAPELLKGEVLEVAKDMETRTYREPLGVVAAICPFNFPAMIPLWCIPIATITGNTLILKPSERDPGAAMILAELVQKAGFPEGVVNVIHGAHRTVDFILDEPAIKAISFVGGNKAGEYIFSRGSANGKRVQANLGAKNHAAVLPDCNKNHFINSVVGAAFGAAGQRCMALSTLVMVGETKEWLTEVAERARALRVDGGFEEGADLGPVISPHSKERIESLIASAEKEGATVLLDGRGYKPEKYPNGNFIGPTIISNVTPDMTCYKEEIFGPVLVCLNVDTIDDAIELINKNEYGNGVAIFTRSGPTAETFRRNIQAGQVGINVPIPVPLPMFSFTGNKKSIAGGGANTFYGKPGINFYTQLKTVTALWQSADAVAKKASVHMPTLQ, from the exons ATGGCCTCGcacgcctccgtcgccgcgagGCGGATACACGCCaccgcccagcagctcaagcccgcgggcgcggccctggcctcgacggccacgagctACCCGACGACGCACGACAAGAtcgccaccgtcgaggaCACGCCGTACTTTGTCGACAACAAGTTTGTCCAGTCCAAGACGGACAAGTTCATCGACCTGCCCGACCCGGCCACCAACAACCTCGTCACCCGCGTCCCGCAGATgaccgacgaggagatgagggccgccgtcgccagcgccgagcgAGCCTTCGAGTCGTGGCGCAACACGACCGTCCTGGCCCGCCAGCAGATCATGTTCCGCTTCGTCCAGCTGATCCGCGAGAACTGGGaccgcctggccgccagcaTCACCCTCGAGCAGGGCAAGACCTTTGCCGATGCAAAGGGCGACGTCCTGCGCGGCCtgcaggtcgccgaggccgcgatCGGCGCCCCTGAGCTGCTCAAGGGCGAGGTTCTCGAGGTAGCTAAGGACATGGAGACCCGCACCTACCGCGAGCctctcggcgtcgttgccgcAATCTGCCCCTTCA ACTTCCCCGCCATGATCCCCCTCTGGTGCATCCCCATTGCCACCATCACGGGCAACACGCTCATCCTCAAGCCCTCTGAGCGTGACCCCGGTGCTGCCATGATCCTGGCCGAGCTCGTGCAAAAGGCGGGCTTccccgagggcgtcgtcaacgtcatTCACGGAGCGCACCGCACCGTCGActtcatcctcgacgagccggccatcaaggccatcagcttcgtcggcggcaacaaGGCAGGCGAGTACATCTTCAGCCGCGGCTCGGCCAACGGCAAGCGCGTGCAGGCCAACCTGGGCGCCAAGaaccacgccgccgtcctgcccgACTGCAACAAGAACCACTTCATcaacagcgtcgtcggcgccgcctttggtgccgccggccagcgctGCATGGCGCTGAGCACGCTCGTCATGGTCGGCGAGACCAAGGAATGGCTCACCGAGGTGGCcgagcgggcgcgcgccctgcgcgtcgacggcggcttcgaggagggcgccgaccTGGGCCCCGTCATCTCGCCCCACAGCAAGGAGCGCATCGAAAGCCtcatcgccagcgccgagaAGGAGGGTGCGACGGTgcttctcgacggccgcggctaCAAGCCCGAAAAGTACCCTAACGGCAACTTCATCGGTCCCACCATCATCTCCAACGTGACGCCCGACATGACCTGCTACAAGGAGGAGATCTTTGGCCCCGTCCTCGTGTGCCTCAACGTCGacaccatcgacgacgccatcgagctCATCAACAAGAACGAGTACGGCAACGGTGTCGCCATCTTCACCCGCTCCGGCCCCACGGCCGAGACCTTCCGCCGCAACATCCAGGCTGGCCAGGTCGGTATCAACGTGCCCATCCCCGTGCCGTTGCCCATGTTCTCCTTCACGGGCAACAAGAAAagcatcgccggcggcggtgccaaCACCTTCTACGGCAAGCCCGGCATCAACTTCTACACGCAGCTCAAGACGGTGACGGCCCTGTGGCAGAGCGCCGACGCTGTGGCCAAGAAGGCGTCTGTCCACATGCCCACGCTGCAATAG